GGGACGCACGACCGGACGACCGACCGAGTCCGACCGGAGACCGGTGCCGGGGTCGAGGATGGCTATCTGGAGGAAATCGAAGTTACCGCAGACGAGGGTGAAGCGGTCGGCGACGGACCGGCCGGGCGCGCGGTCCGGAGCCGAACGGTGCAGGTCCAGAACGACCTGCTCGGTCACCCGCCGTTCGACCCGTGGCGCGAGCAGGCGCTCGAACGGGGCTATCGGTCGTGCGTATCGATTCCGGCGAGTTACGACGAGCGACTTCACGGGGTCCTGACTATCTACGCCGACGGGACCGACGTGTTCGACGAACTGGAGCGTGCGGTGCTGTCGGAACTCGGCGACACCATCGGCTACGCGCTCAACGCGCTCGAACAAAAGCAGGCGCTCGTGAGCGAACGGTCGATAGAACTTGACTTCCGCATCCGCGGGTCCGAGAACCCGATTCTCGGGTTCATCGCCGAAAGCGGAGCGCAGTTCGAGTTCGAGAACGCGGTCCAGCGCGACGACGGTCAGCTACACACGTTCTTCACCATCTCGGGAGCCGACCCCGAGGACGTTCTCGCGTTCGCCGAGGGCGTGATGTGGATAGACCGGATTCGTCTCGTCACAGAGCGCGACGACGAGGCTCTTTTCGAGTGTACGCTCACCGACCGGGCGTTCCTCCGGTCGCTGATGGAACGCGGCGCGATGCCCCGGACGATAACAGCGACCGAAGACGGAGGCCGGTTCGTGATTCGAATCCCCCAGCGTGCCGACGTGCGAACGTTCGTCAATCACTTCGAGGACTACTACGAGAATGCGAAGTTGGTCGCTCGGCGGGAGTGCGACGACCCCGTCGTGACGAGACAGGACTTCGAGTTGGAACTCAGAGAACGACTCACCGAGCGCCAGCGCGAGGTTCTGCGGATGGCATACTTCGGCGGCTACTTCGAGTGGCCCCGCGAGAGTTCCGCTCAGGAGATTGCGGACACGCTCGGCGTCTCTCAGCCGACCGTCAGCCGTCACGTTCGGGGCGCGGAGCGCGCGCTGTTCGGTCTCCTGTTCGAGGACGAGTAGCCAATTCCACCAAATTTAGATGTATAATCCCGAAGCGGATTGAACGGGTATATGTATATCGTTAATTCCTATCCCTATAGCCCGCTCTAGAGTAGGATATAGAATGAGTACGAGTACAAGCGGAAAATCGTTTGAGCAGCAGTCGGTCAGTCAGCGCGTCATTGCCGCCGTGGCCGAGGAGACGGGCAAGGAACCGACCGAGGTGGGACCGCTGTACCACGTCATCGACCCCGACGCGCTCGACCGACTGTTCTCGACTGTCGGTGGGGGAGATCGGGCGCAGGGTCACGTCGAGTTTGCTTTTGCCGGATGCGATGTCGTCGTCCGCGGAAGCGGGGACGTGGAGGTCACCGAACGCGACGTAGCGACCGAACTCTCCGACGACTCTGACGACCACCGTCGAGTTGGAAACTACGAAGAGGCGTAGCGAGTGCCCACGAGTGAGAAACGTTCGAACCAACGAACCAAGACCGATGTCAGATACCGGTGAACCCGGCCGTAGTGCGTCCAACGGCCGACCGACCGACAGCGACGCGGTGAGCGACCGGTGTACCTACTGCGACTGTTCGGTGCCGACCGAGGAGTGGCATCCGGTTGCGACCGTCCGGGACGACGACGGCACGGTCGAGATTTACGATTTCTGTAGCGAACCGTGCCGGACCGCGTGGAAGTCCGAGCGCGCGACCGAAGAGTGAGAGAGGCGAGGCACAGCAGTCGTGTTTCGGCCGACGTTTTCAGGCGTCCGTGACTTCGTAGACGACTACGTCGCCCTCGCGGAACGCTTCCTCGATGCCGGGATACTGCTCGAACCGGAGGTCCTCGTCGTCGTACTGGTCGTGGGCGCTCGGACCGACGTAGACATACCGCACGTCGTATTTGTCCAGCAGTTCGGCCCGGTCGTCCCACGTTCCAGTGTAGACGAGGTCAACGTCGCTGGCCCGTAAGTCGGACTTCTCGCTCCCGCGATAGACGCCCTCCTGATACACCCACCCGACGACGGTCGGCAGGCCAGTCAGCGAGGCGGCGGGACTCGACCACGAGTATACTTCTCGGCCCGGCGGCGAGACGATGTGTGGTTGGCCCGCTCGGTCGTCCAACCACTTGATGGCGGCCGCCTCGTCGGGGTGGTCATCTTCGACGTAAGCCTTCCCGGCCAAGGTCGGGTCGTCGATTCGGTTGGCTTCGCTGGTGAAATGACCGCCGAGCGCGAGCGCGCCGTAGAGCGCGGTCGAGACGACCAGTAGCGCCGCGACGCCCGTCATGACGCCCTTCCGGTCGATACCGAGCGCCGGGAGTCGCCAGTCGGCGGGACCGGCCGAACTGACGAGACTCGCCAGCGCGGCCCCCGCGGCGGTCGCCCAGAGGACCCAGACCTGCATGTACACCTTGAAGACGGTGTTGAACCGGCCGCCGATAGCGTTGTCCTGCACGTAGACGAACTCCACGAGCGTCACGAGACCAGTCCCGGCGACTATCAGCACCGTCTCGTAGCCGACGCCGCGTTCGGTGCGACCGCCGACGGTTCGGAGCAACAGCCACCCGACCGCCAGCAGGGGAACGACCAGCACCAGCACGGGGTAGCCGAGTTGCCACGCGAACGCCGCGACCGCCAGCGCGAGAAGGCCCGCCCGCGCGGGTCGGACTGCGAGCGCGGTCCGCGCTCGCGGCCACAAGAACGCCGCAAACACCAACAGGAACGCCCCGTGGACGAGCAGGAGTCCGACCGCGCTCGACTGCTCGGGGAGGACTGCGAGGCTCCGATTGGTGGCCGAGCGCAGGAGGATGCCGAAGACGAACGGCGCGACCCACGCCACCGCCGCGGCGGCGACGACGCCCGTCACGGCGAACGCGCCGCCGATTCGGCGGGCCTCGTCGAGAACGAGCCTTCCGGCCGACTGGGTGGCCGTTCCGGTCGCGCTCGCGCTCTCGCCGCCGTCGGTTCGCTCCGCGTCCCGACGAGCGTCGCGCTCGTCGGTCGAGACGCCGGGGAACAGGCTTGTCGGGGTCGCTGGCGCGAACAGGACCGCGAGCCAGACCACGCCGAGAGCGGTCGGAAAGCTCCAGACGTTCACGAGACCGAGCAGGCCGACGACAATCGGGAGGACGCCGAAGACGAGCATTTGGCGACGCCGGAGCGCGCTCGGTCCGGTCCGGTAGTAGGCGAACCCAAGCGCGGCAATCGACAGCAGGAACGGCGTGCTGAGCATGTGGCCGTGCAGGTCGCCGTTGAGGAACGCAAACAGCGGGAACTCGTTGATGGTGCCGGGAATGACCCTACTCGGTGCCCAGTAGCCGAACTCGGACAGTCCCTCCGTCAACAGCGTCCCGGAGGTCGAGTCCGCGATGGGCGAGGCCACCCAGTCGGCGACGCCCCGCGCCGTCTCGTCGGGGAGAAGCCAGACGAGTCCCGTAACCGCAGTGACGAGGTTAGCCGCGAAGCCGACGAAGAAGGCTCCGAACGCGCCGCCGACGCGGCGGGAGGCCCCGCGGGCGTCCGCGAGCGCGCCAGCGAGTCCGTACGCGCCGGTGACAAGCATCGCGTAGAATCCCGAGAGCGCGAGGTTGTAGGCGTACTGGGTCTCGGTGCCCGTGAGGTGAGTCAGAAGCGCGGACGCGAGGTGGCCGCCGTAGTAGTAGAGGACGTGTTCGCCCGCCCACCACATGTCTTGGGGAGGCAGGACCTCGGCGCGCAACAGCGACTTGAGGATGCCGAAATCGAGGAACTTCTCGCCGCCGCCGGGGTGGACCGACGGGTCAACCGCTCGCACCGCGACGAGAAGGGCGAACGCGACGCCGAAGACAATAGCAGTTTCCGCGTACGCGCGAAGCGGGACGGCGTCCCCGAGCGGTCTGTCTCCGCCGGGCCGGAGCGACCCGGCGCTCCACAGGACGAGTCCGGAGAGTCCGAGGAGAACGCCGACACCGAGGAACGCTATCCAGCGACCGAACCCGACGTGTCCGACCCAGAAGCCGACCACGGTCATCACGACCACGGCAATCGGGAGGGCGAAGGCCGCGCCTCTGTCGGGGAATCGGGGGAACAGTCGGGCCGCGAGCGGTAGGGCGGCGAACGCGAGCGCCTGATACACGACGAACCACAGCAGGACGAGCGCGTACTCCATCGAGTTATAGGCGAGCGACCGAGCGATAAACATTTTTGGGTTCGACCCCCTCGAACGGGCGTTCGTCGCGCGCGAGGCGGGTACTCCGGCGGAAATCGTCGCGTTCCAGACGGCGCCCTGCTGAGGGAGAGATTAATTCGCATACGGCGTCGGAATCAGAACCCTTATCCGTAAGACGGCGTTACCATATGGTAGCGGGATGGGATAGCCAGGAGATTCCGGCGGGCTCATAACCCGCAGACCGGTGGTTCAAATCCACCTCCCGCTATACTTTTGCGAAACTCACCTCCCAGTGAGGTGTTTCGGTGTGATTACTCTCCGACTCGACTGCGGAGGGAAGCGTCTCGTCGCCGCCCGGAAGTTGCACCGACAATCCGCGACGTTGTGAATCGGTTCGTCTCCGAAGTCGCCGAGTGCGGACGGTCGATTCCGAATACGACTCCAACTATTTTTGTCTATCTTCTCTTCGTGACCAACAGGCGCGCCGTCGCGTATGAGAACTGGATAGGGGCCGACCTCGCCCCGGCCGCGACTTTATTCAACGTCGCGGGGTAACCACCGATGATGACATCGGTACTATTCGTGGTCAGCGAAGAGGGATACTGGGGAGAAGAGTGTGTAGACCCGCTGGAGACGCTCTCGGACACCGACGCCGACGTGGACGTGGCGACGCCGAGCGGGAACACGCCCGTGGTGGACGACCGGTCCATCGACCCCGAAAACGTGGGCGAGGAGACCGCCGAGTGGGTCAAAGAGGTCCACCGGAACGACCAGCGGCTCCAGAACCCGCAGCCGATAGCGAAGGCCGACACCGACGAGTACGACGCCGTGGTGTTCCCCGGCGGTCACGGGACCAACTGGGACGTGAACCAGGACAAACACGCACGGAAACTCCTCCGCGAGAGCGTTGAGGGCGACGACCAGAAGGCGCTGGTCATCTGTCACGCGGTCGGCCTGCTGGCGTTCACCCGCGACAGCGACGGCGAGCTTCTGGTGGCGGGCCGCGACGTGACGGGATTCCCGAACGAGTGGGAGGAGGGAATCGTGGACGACAACGACCTGATGCCCGGCGGCCGTAAACTTCCCTACTGGGTCGAAGACGAGGTGAAGGCCGCAGGCGGTAACTGGGACGCGGAACTTGACGCCGACACCAGCGTCACGGTGGACGGCGACCTCATCACCGCCCGCGGGCCGGAGTCGTCCCACGAGGGCGTGATGGCGCTCATCGAGGCGCTCGGCGTCGCACCGCCCGCATAACGGAAAGCACACTTTTATCAGTCGAGTCTCCGCATCGAAGAGACGAGAGTACGATGGCGTTAGACACTCGCGGAGTCCTCGCAATCATCGCTTGGCTACTGATGACCGTCGCGCTCGTGACCGCCCGACGGGGTGACCGACTGCTCGGAACGTGGATCATGATGCTCGCGTTCGCCGTCGCCACGCTGTGGTCGGTGCTAAGCATGCTCTGGTCCCAGTCGAATCCCAGCGCATTGACGCCGAAGCTCTGGATAACGATGGTGTCGATGGCGGCGTCGGCAACGGTCTACTTCGGATACATGGGTCTCCACGGCGAGGGCATCGGCGAGTAGTTCGGTCGAGTAATCGGTCCTTGCTCTGCGAATCGCGGGGAGAAGCCCGTGCGTAATTGGCTCAATAACACTATTTATGAGCCTGTTTTACCATCGTCATCTCATAACCATTAGATTTAAATGCGTGATTGCATACCACATTGGTATGCCACACCGGCGCAACCGATCGGATGGTACGAACGATAGCCGACGTAAGTTTCTGAAAGCGAGTGGTGCTGGTGCCGTTGCCCTCTCTCTTGCAGGCTGTAGCAGTGGTGGCGACGACTCGAACGACGCCACGACTGACGACGGCGGAAACGAGACGACCGAAGCGACTCCCACCGAGAGCGACCAGTCCGCCGAAGACATCGAGCGCGGCGGGACGCTCGTCTACGGGATGTCCTCTAAGCCGGACACGGCGAACATGCTCACGAGCAGTGGGGTGTATGCCGCCGTCGCGCTGAACCGCGTGTACGAGTTCGGTACCGAACTCGACCCCGTCGATCAGTCGGTTCAACCGAATGTCTTCACCGACTGGAGCATCGAGGAGGGCGACAAGCCGAGCGTCTTCTTCGACATGCGGGAGGGGCTGAAGTGGAACGACGGCGAGGACTTCACCAAGGAGGACGTTCTGTTCACCTACCGGTACTGCATGGAGAACGAGCCGGGGAACTACGCCTCCGTCGTCGAGCCGATAGAGAGCATCGAAGAGGCCTCAGACAGCGACTGGGACTTCCGCATTGATCTCTCTCAGCCCATCGGCTACTGGGAAACCGACACCCTCGGCGGTCTCCCGTTCCTGCCCAAACACAAGTGGGAGGGCAAAGACTACCAGCAGTACAGCCCGATGGAAGAGAACGAAAACGGTCCCGTCGGTCTCGGTCCGGCCCACCTCACGAAGTTCGACCCGGACACCTCGATGCAGATCGTCTTCGACCACGACAACTACTTCGAGACCCTCAGTACCCTCGACTGGAAGCAGGAACACGACCAGCTCATCGCTGGCGGTCCGTTCCTCGACAAGGTCAACTTCAAGGTCTACGGTAGCAAGACCGCAATGACCAACGCCTTCCTGCAGGGCGAAATCGACACCCACTACGGCTCGATGTCTACGTCCAAGATCGAGAAGGTGAAAAATACGGACGGCATGAGCCTCATCAACGGGGTCTCCAGCGGGTTCAGCTACCTCGGTTTCAACGGCCGTCGCAAACCGCTCGACGACGTTGGGTTCAAACAGGCGATAGCGTTCATGTTCGACGAACACTACTGGGTCAACCGCCTGAAACAGGGCTACGTGGTCAAGGGCGACTTCGCCCAGACGCCCGGATACGCCAGACCTCGCCCCGACTTCCAGTTCGCGGGCGAAGACGAAGTCTCGACCCACCCGGCGACCGAAGCCTTCGACTTCCGGAACAAGGAGGCGGCAGTTCCCGACGTGGAGGCCGTCCGCAACTTCCTCACCGAGGGCAAGGTCATCGACGGCTCGGAAGGCACCTACGCGGGGAAAGACTACCCCGGCAGTCTCTCGGGCGTCAGTGCGAGCCAGTCGGAAGCCAAGTACGACTACTCGTTCGGTAGCGTCCAGTCTAGCGTCCTGAAAGACTACGACGGAGCCGACAAGGAGATTCGCGTGGGCGGCAAGACCATTCCCGAGGTCATGGACGGCGAACCGATTACCTTCTTCATCGACCCGCCGAAGAACACGCCGAAAGAGGCCAAGGCAATCCAGCGATTGGTGGACAACCTCAAGCAACTCGGCATCCCGGTGAAGACCCAAGCGCTCTCGTTCAACACGATGTCTTCGAGAGTCTACAACGAGGAAGACTTCGACGTGTACCCGATGGGCTGGGGCGGCACCGGACCGTTCGGCAGTTCGGCCTACTCGTTCTTCCACAGCGACAACGCCGACGACCTCTCGGACGGCAACGACGAGAGCTTCATGTACAACTCCACGGGCTACGGTCTCTCCGGCGGCAGTGCCGACGACTTCCTCTCGACGGCTCGGAAGGAGTTGGACCCCGAGAAGCGGAATAAGACGACGGCGAAAGCGTTGGAGCGTATCTACCTCGACATGCCGTACTTCCTGATGCACTACGAGAAGATGCGCTGGCCGGTCAACGACCAGAAGTTCGGCGGATTCATCTCGAACCTCGTGGACCCGCCGTACGCCTCGTTCGGCTCGGAGATCAACAACATCCACCTGAAAGAGTAGCACGGTCGCTACTCCCTCTCGAACTTCGTTTTCGTCCGACGAGAACACCATTCGAATACTAGCGAGTGGTTGATTCGAGGGGGTGCTTTGCCGTGGTAAATCATCACATTGATAACGAACCTCCACAATGAATCTCACGTATTTGCCAGAGTCGCAGTTAAAACAAGCGAGCAAATGGTAACCGAATACAAAATATGACACGAATTAGCGCACGATACCTCGGCAAGCGGTTGGTCGTCTCCTACCTGACCCTGCTTGTCATCATGTCGCTGCTGTTCGTCCTCATCCGGAGCATGCCGGGGTCGTTCATCTCCTCGATGATTACCCCGGAGCTAGACCAAGCGGACATCCAGCAACTACGCCGGACGTGGGGTCTCAACGAACCGATTTGGAGCCAGTACCTCGACTTCATGATTAACTACCAGACCGGTAACTTCGGTCGGTCGCCGACGTACAAGGCACCCGTCTGGGACGTTATCATCAGTCGTCTTCCGCGGACGTTAGTCCTCTTCGGCGCGGCGTTCATCGCCCAGTTCATCATCGGCCCGCTCGTCGGGATGTACCTCGGCTGGTGGCGCGGCACTCGGAAGGACAAGACCATCTTCACGTCGAGTCTTGCGGTGTACTCGATGCCAGCCTTCTGGCTGGCGTGGTTGTTCATCTGGCTGTTCAACTACGAACTCGGCTGGTTTCCGAGTACCTACATGTTCACGAAGTTCGCCGAGTTCGACTGGACCGTGATGAACATCATCTTCGACGTTCTCAAACACATCACGCTTCCGCTCATCAGCATCGCATTCGTCTCGTGGGTCGGTGCGATGCTGGTCATGCGTCCGGAGATGAACAACGTCACCAGCGAGGACTACGTGTTCCTCGCGCAGGCCAAGGGCCTGAGCGAACGGACCGTGATGATAAAACACGCGGCGCGAAACGCGCTGATTCCGGTGGCGACCCAAGCCATCGTCGGTCTCGCGTTCCTGCTCGACGGGAGCGTCATCATCGAGAACGTGTTCAGTTGGCCGGGTCTCGGACAGGTCATCGTCACCTCGGTGCTGAGTCGAGACTACCCGGTCTCGCAAGCGGCGTTCTTCATGCTCGCCATCCTCATCATCGTCATGCGACTCCTGACCGACATCGCGTACACGTATCTCGACCCGCGGATCAAGTTCGGAGGTGACTCGTAATGTCCACGGAGACCGAAAGCTCCTCGCAGTTCGACTCGCTGAAGGAGCGCTGGCGACCACGCATCGAGCGGTTCCGTCGCGGTTGGGACCGATTTACCGCCGAGAAGATGGGCGTGCTGGGCGTCGTCATCATGGTGGTGTTCATCCTCTGGGCGCTGTTCCCCGACTTCTTCGCGCCCCACTCGCTGGAGTGGCGGGCGTATCTCGGGACCGAACCCGGACGGATGACGGCCGAGCAGTCCGAATCGCTCCCGCATCCGCCCGCGTTCGGCGACCCGTTCTGGGCACCGCTCGGAACGAACTACGGCGGAGAGGGCATTCTGACGCTCATCATCCATGCGGCCGACGACGCGCTGTACATCGGCTTCGCGGCCGGTCTACTGTCGAGTCTCGTGGGCGTTCCGCTCGGACTCATCAGTGGCTTCTACGGAAACACATGGATCGACGAGATCATCCAGCGCATCGTTGACGTGATGTTCGGCCTGCCGTTCCTGCCGTTCCTCATCGTCCTCGTGGCGATTCGGGGTATCACGACGACGAACATCATCCTCGGCATCGCGGTCACGTCGTGGCTCAACAACTGCATCGTCATCCGTGGCGCGACGCTCTCGCTGAAGGAGCGGTCGTACGTCGAGTCCGCAAAGGTCGCGGGCGCGAGCGACACGCGAATCGTGTTCCGACACATCATGCCCAACGTCCTGCCGCTGGCGTTCGTCTTCCTCGCGCAGGACGCCGCGACAGCCATCATCGCGCAGGCGTCGCTGGCGTACCTCGGACTGGCGGACTTCACCGCCAACTCGTGGGGACTGATGCTCCAGAACATCAAGTCGGGTGGATACGTCTTCGAGGCGTGGTGGTGGCTCATCCCGCCGGGCGTCTGTATCATGCTCGTCGCGGCGGCGTTCTACTTCGTCGGCTTCTCGATGGAGGACGTGACCAACCCGCAGGAGGACAGCTGAAATGTCATTACTCGAAGTTAACGATCTCTCGGTGCGATACGACGCTGGCGAGTCGAAAGTCCACGCCGTTGACGAAGTGGACTTCAACGTCGAACACGGCGAGACGTTCGGTCTCGTCGGCGAGTCGGGCTGTGGCAAGACGACGCTCGGCAAGTCGCTCATCCAGTTGCTCGACTCGAACGGCTCCGTCGAGAGCGGCGAAATCTGGTTCGACGGCACGCTCCCGCGGTGGGAAGACGAGAGCGGGAACGCCCGCCGCGAGATAATCGAGGACGACCAGTACCCCGTCCGCGAGGACGGGATGACCGACCTCTCGGAACTGGACGACCAAGACATTCGGGACATCCGGTGGCGCAACATCGCGCTGATTCCCCAGAGCGCGATGAACGCGCTCAATCCCGTCTACAAGGTCGGCGACCAGATTATCGAGGCCATCCTCCGACACGAACCGAACACGTCCCGAGAGGAGGCCGACGAGCGCGCCCGCGACCTGCTCGAACGGGTCGGCATCGAACCCGAACGGGCCGACGACTACGCCCACGAGTATTCGGGCGGGATGAAACAGCGCGCGGTCATCGCCATGGCGATGGCGTGCAATCCGGATATGCTCATCGCCGACGAGCCGACGACGGCGCTCGACGTTATCATTCAGGACCGAATCCTTGAGGAACTCGAAGAGCTACAGGAGGAGTTCGATGTCTCCATCCTCGTCATCAGCCACGACATCAGCGTCATGGCCGAAATCTGTGACAAACTCGGCGTGATGTACGGCGGCAAGATGATGGAGAGCGGTCCCAAGCGCGAAGTTCTCGAAGACGCCGCCAACCCCTACACGCTCGGGTTGAAAAACTCCTTCCCGACGGTCAAACAGGAACAAGAGCAGTTGGTCTCGATTCCGGGGTCACCGCCGACGCTACTCGACCCCGGCAAAGGCTGTCGGTTCGCCGACCGGTGTCCGTTCGTGACCGACGAGTGTCACACCGAACACCCGCCGATGTACGACGTTGACGCCGCCGAGGACGGGACGCGAACCGAAGCCACCGACCGCCACGCACATCGGTCGGCGTGTTACCAAATTGACGACCTCGAACGAATGCGCGAAGACGCAGCCAAGGAGGAAATATGGACAGAAACGCAGACCCACTGATCGAAGTCGAAAATCTCTCGAAATGGTTCGGGATGTCTCAGGGGATCGTAGACCGCCTGATGGGCAACGAACCCACACCCGTGAAAGCAGTTGACGACGTATCGCTCACCATCAACGAGGGCGACATCATGGGTATCGCGGGCGAGTCCGGCTGTGGAAAGACCACGCTGGGCAAACTGCTCGTTCAGCTCTACGAACCGACAAAGGGGAGCATTCACTTCGACGGCAACGACATCACCGAGATGTCCAACGACGAAGAAGAGGAGTTCCGAAAGCGGGTCCAGATGATCTTTCAGGACCCCTTCGAGAGCCTCAACCCGCGGATGACCGTCTTCCAGTCGGTCGTGGAACCGCTCCGCATCAACGACATGCACGACGGCTACAGCGAGCGCCGCGAACGCGTCATCGAGGTGCTCAACGAGGTCGGTCTCTCGCCAGCCGAGGCGTACCTCAACGAGTTCCCCAAGGAACTCTCCGGCGGCGAACTCCAGCGCGTCGCCATCGCGCGGGCGCTGGTCGTCAACCCCGACTTCGTGGTCTGTGACGAACCCGTCTCGATGCTCGACGTGTCTATCCGGGCGGGCGTGTTGAACCTGATGAAGGAGTTGCAGGACGAGTACGGCCTGACCTACGTGTTCATCAGCCACGACCTCTCGCTCATCCGGTACATGTGCGACCGGACCGCCATCATGTATCTCGGCGACGTTATCGAGCAGGGACCGACCGACGAGGTGGTGATGAACCCCAAACACCCCTACACCGAGGCGCTGTTCGA
This genomic stretch from Halorussus pelagicus harbors:
- a CDS encoding HalOD1 output domain-containing protein, translated to MSTSTSGKSFEQQSVSQRVIAAVAEETGKEPTEVGPLYHVIDPDALDRLFSTVGGGDRAQGHVEFAFAGCDVVVRGSGDVEVTERDVATELSDDSDDHRRVGNYEEA
- a CDS encoding DUF7576 family protein produces the protein MSDTGEPGRSASNGRPTDSDAVSDRCTYCDCSVPTEEWHPVATVRDDDGTVEIYDFCSEPCRTAWKSERATEE
- a CDS encoding DUF2298 domain-containing protein, with the translated sequence MEYALVLLWFVVYQALAFAALPLAARLFPRFPDRGAAFALPIAVVVMTVVGFWVGHVGFGRWIAFLGVGVLLGLSGLVLWSAGSLRPGGDRPLGDAVPLRAYAETAIVFGVAFALLVAVRAVDPSVHPGGGEKFLDFGILKSLLRAEVLPPQDMWWAGEHVLYYYGGHLASALLTHLTGTETQYAYNLALSGFYAMLVTGAYGLAGALADARGASRRVGGAFGAFFVGFAANLVTAVTGLVWLLPDETARGVADWVASPIADSTSGTLLTEGLSEFGYWAPSRVIPGTINEFPLFAFLNGDLHGHMLSTPFLLSIAALGFAYYRTGPSALRRRQMLVFGVLPIVVGLLGLVNVWSFPTALGVVWLAVLFAPATPTSLFPGVSTDERDARRDAERTDGGESASATGTATQSAGRLVLDEARRIGGAFAVTGVVAAAAVAWVAPFVFGILLRSATNRSLAVLPEQSSAVGLLLVHGAFLLVFAAFLWPRARTALAVRPARAGLLALAVAAFAWQLGYPVLVLVVPLLAVGWLLLRTVGGRTERGVGYETVLIVAGTGLVTLVEFVYVQDNAIGGRFNTVFKVYMQVWVLWATAAGAALASLVSSAGPADWRLPALGIDRKGVMTGVAALLVVSTALYGALALGGHFTSEANRIDDPTLAGKAYVEDDHPDEAAAIKWLDDRAGQPHIVSPPGREVYSWSSPAASLTGLPTVVGWVYQEGVYRGSEKSDLRASDVDLVYTGTWDDRAELLDKYDVRYVYVGPSAHDQYDDEDLRFEQYPGIEEAFREGDVVVYEVTDA
- a CDS encoding type 1 glutamine amidotransferase domain-containing protein; translation: MTSVLFVVSEEGYWGEECVDPLETLSDTDADVDVATPSGNTPVVDDRSIDPENVGEETAEWVKEVHRNDQRLQNPQPIAKADTDEYDAVVFPGGHGTNWDVNQDKHARKLLRESVEGDDQKALVICHAVGLLAFTRDSDGELLVAGRDVTGFPNEWEEGIVDDNDLMPGGRKLPYWVEDEVKAAGGNWDAELDADTSVTVDGDLITARGPESSHEGVMALIEALGVAPPA
- a CDS encoding ABC transporter substrate-binding protein; this encodes MPHRRNRSDGTNDSRRKFLKASGAGAVALSLAGCSSGGDDSNDATTDDGGNETTEATPTESDQSAEDIERGGTLVYGMSSKPDTANMLTSSGVYAAVALNRVYEFGTELDPVDQSVQPNVFTDWSIEEGDKPSVFFDMREGLKWNDGEDFTKEDVLFTYRYCMENEPGNYASVVEPIESIEEASDSDWDFRIDLSQPIGYWETDTLGGLPFLPKHKWEGKDYQQYSPMEENENGPVGLGPAHLTKFDPDTSMQIVFDHDNYFETLSTLDWKQEHDQLIAGGPFLDKVNFKVYGSKTAMTNAFLQGEIDTHYGSMSTSKIEKVKNTDGMSLINGVSSGFSYLGFNGRRKPLDDVGFKQAIAFMFDEHYWVNRLKQGYVVKGDFAQTPGYARPRPDFQFAGEDEVSTHPATEAFDFRNKEAAVPDVEAVRNFLTEGKVIDGSEGTYAGKDYPGSLSGVSASQSEAKYDYSFGSVQSSVLKDYDGADKEIRVGGKTIPEVMDGEPITFFIDPPKNTPKEAKAIQRLVDNLKQLGIPVKTQALSFNTMSSRVYNEEDFDVYPMGWGGTGPFGSSAYSFFHSDNADDLSDGNDESFMYNSTGYGLSGGSADDFLSTARKELDPEKRNKTTAKALERIYLDMPYFLMHYEKMRWPVNDQKFGGFISNLVDPPYASFGSEINNIHLKE
- a CDS encoding ABC transporter permease produces the protein MTRISARYLGKRLVVSYLTLLVIMSLLFVLIRSMPGSFISSMITPELDQADIQQLRRTWGLNEPIWSQYLDFMINYQTGNFGRSPTYKAPVWDVIISRLPRTLVLFGAAFIAQFIIGPLVGMYLGWWRGTRKDKTIFTSSLAVYSMPAFWLAWLFIWLFNYELGWFPSTYMFTKFAEFDWTVMNIIFDVLKHITLPLISIAFVSWVGAMLVMRPEMNNVTSEDYVFLAQAKGLSERTVMIKHAARNALIPVATQAIVGLAFLLDGSVIIENVFSWPGLGQVIVTSVLSRDYPVSQAAFFMLAILIIVMRLLTDIAYTYLDPRIKFGGDS
- a CDS encoding ABC transporter permease, producing MSTETESSSQFDSLKERWRPRIERFRRGWDRFTAEKMGVLGVVIMVVFILWALFPDFFAPHSLEWRAYLGTEPGRMTAEQSESLPHPPAFGDPFWAPLGTNYGGEGILTLIIHAADDALYIGFAAGLLSSLVGVPLGLISGFYGNTWIDEIIQRIVDVMFGLPFLPFLIVLVAIRGITTTNIILGIAVTSWLNNCIVIRGATLSLKERSYVESAKVAGASDTRIVFRHIMPNVLPLAFVFLAQDAATAIIAQASLAYLGLADFTANSWGLMLQNIKSGGYVFEAWWWLIPPGVCIMLVAAAFYFVGFSMEDVTNPQEDS
- a CDS encoding ABC transporter ATP-binding protein; amino-acid sequence: MSLLEVNDLSVRYDAGESKVHAVDEVDFNVEHGETFGLVGESGCGKTTLGKSLIQLLDSNGSVESGEIWFDGTLPRWEDESGNARREIIEDDQYPVREDGMTDLSELDDQDIRDIRWRNIALIPQSAMNALNPVYKVGDQIIEAILRHEPNTSREEADERARDLLERVGIEPERADDYAHEYSGGMKQRAVIAMAMACNPDMLIADEPTTALDVIIQDRILEELEELQEEFDVSILVISHDISVMAEICDKLGVMYGGKMMESGPKREVLEDAANPYTLGLKNSFPTVKQEQEQLVSIPGSPPTLLDPGKGCRFADRCPFVTDECHTEHPPMYDVDAAEDGTRTEATDRHAHRSACYQIDDLERMREDAAKEEIWTETQTH
- a CDS encoding oligopeptide/dipeptide ABC transporter ATP-binding protein, whose amino-acid sequence is MDRNADPLIEVENLSKWFGMSQGIVDRLMGNEPTPVKAVDDVSLTINEGDIMGIAGESGCGKTTLGKLLVQLYEPTKGSIHFDGNDITEMSNDEEEEFRKRVQMIFQDPFESLNPRMTVFQSVVEPLRINDMHDGYSERRERVIEVLNEVGLSPAEAYLNEFPKELSGGELQRVAIARALVVNPDFVVCDEPVSMLDVSIRAGVLNLMKELQDEYGLTYVFISHDLSLIRYMCDRTAIMYLGDVIEQGPTDEVVMNPKHPYTEALFDAVPEVAPDAERRRANVTGEVPNPRNPPSGCRFHPRCSKIIPPQDWSGSQPAFRRAFQFKRKVLSEQLGPEDVETSPETASGRAAEELMEHGLSLELPEEHRPASETGSRIDIETLDLPQAAETAIREAAERVVQSDYEGARDALDGEFQTICEHDHPDLREAGPQITACHLYESAAQTPKAPGADD